Proteins co-encoded in one Sulfurimonas sp. HSL1-2 genomic window:
- a CDS encoding outer membrane beta-barrel protein, with protein MLKKIMLPALLVLGMSAYAEEESAKGLIGVEAGYVNTKYNTENTAIGETSEVGTATLGLKLGAESRHYRVFIDSSFWYTDQYKKAGKIGASLQYLVPLGDVFNIFMGLNAGVINSIGDTDVDPYYGADLGVNLNVSEDFGIELGARYCDVADSNAALVINDLVQGYISAIFKFTSDY; from the coding sequence ATGTTGAAAAAAATCATGCTGCCGGCATTGTTGGTTCTGGGAATGAGCGCTTATGCCGAAGAAGAGAGTGCCAAAGGTCTTATCGGGGTGGAAGCCGGATATGTTAACACGAAATACAACACTGAGAACACGGCAATCGGTGAAACCAGTGAAGTAGGAACGGCGACGCTCGGTCTGAAACTGGGTGCGGAAAGCCGTCATTACCGTGTTTTCATTGACAGTAGCTTCTGGTATACGGACCAATACAAGAAAGCAGGGAAGATCGGCGCTTCACTGCAGTACCTTGTTCCCCTCGGCGATGTGTTCAACATTTTTATGGGTCTTAACGCCGGTGTTATCAACTCTATTGGTGATACGGACGTCGATCCTTACTACGGCGCAGACCTCGGGGTCAATCTTAACGTGAGCGAAGATTTCGGTATTGAACTGGGGGCACGTTATTGTGACGTTGCTGATTCCAATGCAGCTCTCGTAATTAATGACTTGGTCCAGGGATACATTTCTGCCATCTTCAAATTTACCAGCGATTATTAA